Part of the Polyangiaceae bacterium genome, GGGTGAGCGCGCTCGCCGTCTTCTTGGCTTCGAAGTGTCGCGCGGCCGGCTCGAAGGGCCCGACCTTGGCCTGCGCTTCGGCGCGGTCGTCGGCGATCTCGTCGGCCAAGACTCCGAGCTGGCGCTCCAGACCGTCCAAGAGCCGGGCGGCCTCCTTGTCGTCGCCGAGCGCGCGAGCCACTCGCGCCCGCGCGAAGCGCACCTCGGGTCGGTCGCGCCCGGCGCCGAGGGCGTCGATGAGCTTGGCCGCGTCGGCGAAGCGCCCGAGGCGAATGGCCTCGGCCCACTCGCTGGGCGAGATGTCGGGGACGGCCGCGCTGGCCTCGGCGTCCGGCGGAGCGGCGGAGGGGGCGGGGGGCGCCGACGCGCTGGGGGACGGCGGCGGGCCGGAGCCGCGGGCGCAGGCCGCGAAGACCAGCGCGATCGAGGCGAAGGATCCCAGGCGCCGCATGACCCCGGGTTTCCTAGCACGCCCCGCGGGCTCGGCCGAAAATCCCGGCCCGCCGGCTCACCAGCCGAGGCGGTACTCGGCCCGGAGCAGCGCGGTGAAGTACGGCGCGTCCCCGACCCCGCCGAGCGGGTCGCTCTGGAAGCCGACGTAGGCGACCTGCACGCCGAGGCCGAAGGTCCGCGACAGCGTGTAGTCGAGCCCGAGGGGGACCGAGACGCCGAGCTCGCGTTGCTTCAAGTGGGCGGGCCATGGCCCTCCGGTGAACGCGTAATACCCGCCCAGGATTCCGAAGTAGGGCACCCACTCGAGCACGTCGAGCTTGTACACGACGCCGGCCGCTGCGGAGTAGAGCCGGGTGGGCTGGCTCTCGACCAGCTGGTGCTCGGCGGCGCCGAGCTCGAGGCGGAGATCGAACATGTCCGAGATGTCGTACGCGACGTGGACGCCCAGCATCGGCGCGGTGCCGATGTCCGACTCGATGAACTTGGCCGCGCCGATGCCGCCGCCCAAGTGCCACTGCTCTTCGTAGGCCCGCGCCAGGCGCGGCGCGCCCAGCACGGCGAGCGCGAGGCAGATTCTGGCGAGGCGGGGCCCGGGGCGGGACATCACGGGTCCGATCACAGCATGTTGACGGGGTCCACGTCGATGACCACGCGGACGGCGCGGTCGCTCGGCGCGCGCGCCACGGCGAGCAGCACCGGACGCAGGAGCGCGCGCTCCTCGCATCGCGCCATGAAGCGGAAGCGATAGCGGTTGCGCAGGCGGGGCAGCGGGGCGGTCGCGGGGCCCAGGATCTCGACCTTCGGGCCGGCGGCACGGCGGGCCACCTCTGCGAGCCTGTGCGCCGCCTCGCGCGCCCGCGCTTCGTCCACTGCGTCCACGCGCACGAGCGCGATGCGCCGATACGGCGGGTAGCCGAGCTCGCGTCGGTCCGCGAGCTCGCGCTCCACGAAGCCCGCGACGTCGTGCTTGGCGGCCAGCGCCACCGCCGGGTGGTCGGGCTGCCAGGTCTGGATCAGCACCTTCCCCGGGACGTCCCCGCGCCCGGCCCGGCCGGCCACCTGCACCAAGAGATGGAACGCCCGCTCCGCCGCCCGGAAGTCGGGCATCGCCAGCGCGGCGTCGGCGTTGAGCACGCCCACCAGGGTCACGTCCGGCAGGTCGTGCCCCTTGGTGACCATCTGCGTGCCCACCAGCACGTCGATCTCGCGATTGCGCATGCGGTCGAGCACCTTCTCGCTCTTCGCTCCAGCCGCCACGTCGCGATCGAGCCGCGCGACGCGCGCGCTCGGAAAGGTCTCCGCGAGCGCCGCCTCGATGCGCTCGGTTCCGGCCCCCTCCTCGCTGAGACGCCCGCTGCCGCAGCTCGGGCACTTGTCCGGCAGCGCCGCTTCGTAATCGCAGTAGTGGCAGCGCAGCCGCGGACGACCGCTCCGGTGGAGCGTGAGCGCCACGGCGCAGCTCGGGCACTCGGCGACCTTTCCGCAGGCCTCGCACAGGATGCTCGGCGCAAAGCCGCGCCGGTTGAGGAACAGGATGGCCTGCCCGCCCGAAGCCAACGTCTGCTCCAGCGCGCGGTGCAGCGGCAGGCTCAGGAGCCGGTGCCCCGAAGGACCGGGGCCGATGCGCTTGAGGTCCACCAGCTCGACGCGAGGCAGGCTCGCGCTCGCGCGCGCGCGCTCGGGCAAGACCAGGCGCTCGAGCTTGCCGTCACGCACGCCGAGCTCGCTCGCGAGCGACGGCGTCGCCGAGCCGAGCACCGCCACCGCCCCGGCGCGGTGGGCCCGGAGCAGCGCCATGTCGCGAGCGTTGTAGCGCACGCCTTCTTCCTGCTTGAAGGACCCGTCGTGCTCTTCGTCGACGCAGATCAGAGCCAGCCTCTCGACGGGCGCGAACAACGCCGAGCGCGCGCCGACCACGACCTTGACGGCGCCGGAGCGCAGCGACTTCCACATCGCGTGCCGATCCGCGTCGCCGAGCCCGCTGTGCATCACCGCGATGCGCTCGCCGATGCGCGCGCGAAAACGCCCCACCAGCTGCGGCGTGAGCGCGATCTCCGGGACCAGCACGATGGCCCCGCCGCCTTGCTCCAGCGTCTGCTTCACGGCGCGCAGGTAGACCTCCGTCTTGCCCGAGCCCGTGACGCCGTCGAGCAGGAAGGCTCCGCGCTGCCCGAGTCGCTCGGTGATCGCCCGCACGGCGCGCTCCTGCGGCGGCGTGAGCACCGGCGGGGTGTCCCGCTCGACGGAGAGCGAGAAGAAGGGATCGCGAGCGTCCGGCTGCTCCTCGACCACGACCAGGCCCAGCCCTTCGAGGCGTTTCACGGCCGCGCGGGCGTTGCCCCAGCGCGCAGACAGCGCGGACACGGCGCTGGGGCCGCTCGACAGGAGGTGCTCGTGGACGGCACGCGCCTGACCGCGGACCTCGGCGGGCAAGGGCAGCGGCAGCGCGCGCGCCACCCGCACCAGGCGTCCGACGGCGTCGAGCTTGGCCTCTCTGCCGAGCGCGCGGGCCGCGCTGCGCTCGACCGCCGGGAGCGCGAGCCGCATCACCTCGCCGATGGGCGCCAGGTAGTAACGCGCGAGCTCCAGCAAGAAGTCGAGCAGCTCCTCCGGGAGCACCGGCTCGGGATCCACCAGCGCGCGCACGGGGCGGATCTTGTCCACGGCGATGTCCGGCTCACGCTCGGCGACGTCGAGCACCACGCCCAGCACCCGCCGCCTGCCGAAATCGCAGAGCACGCGCGCGCCGCGACGGAGCTCGAGCCCGGCCGGCACCGAATACGTGAACGCTTGCCCGAGCGGCACCGGCACCGAGACGCGAGCGAGGAGCACGGCTCGGGGATCTACCGCATCACCACGGCGATAACGATCACCGCGAGCACGACGCCGATCAGCATCCACAAAACGAAGCTCGGGCCGCGGCTTTCGCCCGCGGGCTCGGGCTCTGAGCGGCGCGAGTGGGCCACTCCGACCAGCGAGGGCGGGGACGGCTCGAGCCGCGGCGGCAGCGGCAGCTCCTCGGCGCTCGGCTCCCGCGGCGGGGCGGGCGGAGGCACGGCCGGCGCCGCCATCCCGGCCAGCGAGTCCAGCTCGGCGTTGCCCGCGCCTTCGGCGTGGCGCTTGGCCGCGCGCTCGCGGCTGCGGCGGCGCTCGACGATCTCGGCGCCGAAGCTCGCCATCAGCCACTCACCGACACGCAGCGGGCTCGCCAGCATGCCGGCTTCGCCGGCGTAGTCCTCGAGCTCGCGGAGGAAGTCGCGCGCGCTCGGGTAGCGGTCGGCGGGGTCACGCGCCAGTGCGCGCATCACGATCCGGTGCAAGCGCGTTTCGTTTGCGAGCCCACGCGTCGGGAGCGGAGGGATCTCGGCTTGTCGAGCCTGCTCGAGCGATGGCGGTCTGCCCGCTTCGCCTCGGTAGAGCCGACGGCCGGCCAACAGCTCCCACAAGATGACGCCGGCCGCGAACACGTCCGAGCGCGCGTCGGCGCTGCCCCCCGCCGCGGCCTCCGGGCTCATGTAGCCGGCCTTGCCCTGGATGGCCTCGGTCGGCAGCTCGGCGCCCACGCCCATCGCGCGCGCGATGCCGAAGTCGCAGAGCTTCACCTCGCCGTCGAAGCTCACCAGCACGTTGGACGGCGACACGTCGCGGTGCACGATGCCGAGCGGCCGCCCGTGCTCGTCCTTCTTGCGGTGCGCGTACTCCAGGGCGCGCAGCGTCTCGATCACGATCAGGAGCGAGAACTCCACCGGCAGCGGCGTCTTGGTCCGCGAGCAGCGCTTGAGCAGGTCGGAGAGATCGAAGCCCTCGACGTACTCCATGGCGATGTAGAGCACGTCGTCCTCACGACCCAGGTCGATGACCTGCACGACGTTGCCGTGGGAGAGCCCCGCGGCGAGCTTCGCCTCCTCGATCAGGAGCTTCGAGAACTCCTGGCTCGAGGCCAGGATGGGCAGGATCTGCTTGACCACCACCAGACGTTCACCGCCGAGCTCCGTGCTCTGACGTCCGAGGTAGATGCGGGCCATCCCGCCCTCGCCGATCTTGTCGAACAGCACGAAGCGCCCGAACCGTCTCGGGAGCGACTCGCTGGACTCTGGCGGATCGGACACCACGGGCGGATCGTAGACGCGCGCGCTCGGGCGACGCCAACAAATGTCGGCGGGCGCAACAAAGCCGCCGGCTCAGCGCGCTCGCCGCCGAGCGCCCGCCTGCTCGGCGCGGACGGCCCCCAAGATCTCCGCGCCGAGATCCTTGTCGCCGACGGCTCGCGCGAGGACCAGCGCGCCGACCCAGGACGAGAGCAGCGCGATGGCGCGGCGGCGCGCGCGTACCCCACCGCCCAGCCGCTCGGCCATGGCGTCCAGCAACCCGTCGATGCGTCGAGCGAAGACCTTCTGGACGGACCTCGGCGCGCGGGCGACCTCGGCGCCCAGCGCCGGCACGGCGCAGCCGTCGGCGAGACCGGCGCGATGCTCGTCCGACAGGTAGCGCCTGCTGGCGGCGCGCGCCCACTCCTCGCCCTCGAGCTCCTCGTGACCGCGCTCGAGCAGGTTCGCGTGCGACTCGTCGAAGGCGCGCTCCAGCGACTCGATCAGGAGC contains:
- a CDS encoding outer membrane beta-barrel protein, translated to MSRPGPRLARICLALAVLGAPRLARAYEEQWHLGGGIGAAKFIESDIGTAPMLGVHVAYDISDMFDLRLELGAAEHQLVESQPTRLYSAAAGVVYKLDVLEWVPYFGILGGYYAFTGGPWPAHLKQRELGVSVPLGLDYTLSRTFGLGVQVAYVGFQSDPLGGVGDAPYFTALLRAEYRLGW
- the priA gene encoding primosomal protein N', translated to MLLARVSVPVPLGQAFTYSVPAGLELRRGARVLCDFGRRRVLGVVLDVAEREPDIAVDKIRPVRALVDPEPVLPEELLDFLLELARYYLAPIGEVMRLALPAVERSAARALGREAKLDAVGRLVRVARALPLPLPAEVRGQARAVHEHLLSSGPSAVSALSARWGNARAAVKRLEGLGLVVVEEQPDARDPFFSLSVERDTPPVLTPPQERAVRAITERLGQRGAFLLDGVTGSGKTEVYLRAVKQTLEQGGGAIVLVPEIALTPQLVGRFRARIGERIAVMHSGLGDADRHAMWKSLRSGAVKVVVGARSALFAPVERLALICVDEEHDGSFKQEEGVRYNARDMALLRAHRAGAVAVLGSATPSLASELGVRDGKLERLVLPERARASASLPRVELVDLKRIGPGPSGHRLLSLPLHRALEQTLASGGQAILFLNRRGFAPSILCEACGKVAECPSCAVALTLHRSGRPRLRCHYCDYEAALPDKCPSCGSGRLSEEGAGTERIEAALAETFPSARVARLDRDVAAGAKSEKVLDRMRNREIDVLVGTQMVTKGHDLPDVTLVGVLNADAALAMPDFRAAERAFHLLVQVAGRAGRGDVPGKVLIQTWQPDHPAVALAAKHDVAGFVERELADRRELGYPPYRRIALVRVDAVDEARAREAAHRLAEVARRAAGPKVEILGPATAPLPRLRNRYRFRFMARCEERALLRPVLLAVARAPSDRAVRVVIDVDPVNML
- a CDS encoding serine/threonine protein kinase; its protein translation is MSDPPESSESLPRRFGRFVLFDKIGEGGMARIYLGRQSTELGGERLVVVKQILPILASSQEFSKLLIEEAKLAAGLSHGNVVQVIDLGREDDVLYIAMEYVEGFDLSDLLKRCSRTKTPLPVEFSLLIVIETLRALEYAHRKKDEHGRPLGIVHRDVSPSNVLVSFDGEVKLCDFGIARAMGVGAELPTEAIQGKAGYMSPEAAAGGSADARSDVFAAGVILWELLAGRRLYRGEAGRPPSLEQARQAEIPPLPTRGLANETRLHRIVMRALARDPADRYPSARDFLRELEDYAGEAGMLASPLRVGEWLMASFGAEIVERRRSRERAAKRHAEGAGNAELDSLAGMAAPAVPPPAPPREPSAEELPLPPRLEPSPPSLVGVAHSRRSEPEPAGESRGPSFVLWMLIGVVLAVIVIAVVMR
- a CDS encoding TetR/AcrR family transcriptional regulator gives rise to the protein MPYSPEHKPKTHARIVAVASRLFRQEGFQATGVDRLMSAAGLTRGGFYAHFRDKAQLLIESLERAFDESHANLLERGHEELEGEEWARAASRRYLSDEHRAGLADGCAVPALGAEVARAPRSVQKVFARRIDGLLDAMAERLGGGVRARRRAIALLSSWVGALVLARAVGDKDLGAEILGAVRAEQAGARRRAR